The following coding sequences lie in one Kitasatospora azatica KCTC 9699 genomic window:
- a CDS encoding alpha-N-arabinofuranosidase: MTRATAIINLDIEGPTISRHLYGHFAEHLGRCIYGGFWVGEDSPIPNEGGIRLDIVQALRALNIPNLRWPGGCFADEYHWKDGIGPRDQRPRMVNTHWGDVEENNHFGTHEFMALCELLGAEPYVSGNVGSGTVQEMSEWVEYLTRDGDSPMVRLRRANGREAPWRVKFWGIGNETWGCGGNMRAEYSADLARQYATYCRDHGDNKLYRIASGASGDDYKWTETLMQQISCFGCEATPRNFFQGITVHHYTLAGPWEAKGSATAFDTDDYYRTILSARRIDRILTGHSTVMDCYDPGRRIGLVLDEWGTWWDVEPGTNPGFLYQQNTLRDALVASTHFDIFHRHAERLYMANIAQTVNVLQAMLLTDGDTLVRTPTYHVFEMNKGHQDATSLAVHLRADDARRTVGDVELETLTASASVKDGEALISLSNLDAEEPAEVTLDLRGRAIGEPTARILTADRLQDHNTPGAPETVSPRPFESLRTTGQGLALTLPPHSFLTVRMPLR; encoded by the coding sequence GTGACCCGCGCCACCGCGATCATCAACCTCGACATCGAGGGCCCGACGATCAGCCGCCACCTCTACGGCCACTTCGCCGAGCACCTCGGCCGCTGCATCTACGGCGGCTTCTGGGTCGGAGAGGACTCGCCGATACCCAACGAGGGCGGCATCCGCCTCGACATCGTGCAGGCGCTGCGCGCCCTGAACATCCCCAACCTGCGCTGGCCCGGCGGCTGTTTTGCCGACGAATACCACTGGAAGGACGGCATCGGCCCGAGGGACCAGCGCCCCAGAATGGTCAACACCCACTGGGGCGACGTCGAGGAGAACAACCACTTCGGCACCCATGAGTTCATGGCCCTGTGCGAACTGCTCGGCGCCGAGCCGTACGTCAGCGGCAACGTGGGCAGCGGCACCGTGCAGGAGATGAGCGAGTGGGTCGAGTACCTGACGCGTGACGGCGACAGCCCGATGGTGCGGCTGCGCAGGGCCAACGGCCGCGAGGCTCCCTGGCGCGTGAAGTTCTGGGGCATCGGGAACGAGACCTGGGGTTGCGGCGGCAACATGCGCGCCGAATACTCCGCCGACCTGGCCCGGCAGTACGCCACGTACTGCCGGGACCACGGTGACAACAAGCTCTACCGCATCGCCTCGGGCGCGTCCGGCGACGACTACAAGTGGACCGAGACGCTGATGCAGCAGATCAGCTGCTTCGGCTGCGAGGCCACCCCGCGCAACTTCTTCCAGGGCATCACCGTCCACCACTACACGCTGGCCGGCCCCTGGGAGGCGAAGGGCAGCGCCACCGCCTTCGACACGGACGACTACTACCGGACGATTCTCTCGGCTCGGAGGATCGACCGAATCCTCACCGGCCATTCCACGGTCATGGACTGCTACGACCCCGGCCGGAGGATCGGCCTGGTCCTGGACGAGTGGGGCACTTGGTGGGACGTGGAGCCCGGCACCAACCCCGGCTTCCTGTACCAGCAGAACACCCTGCGCGACGCACTCGTGGCGAGCACGCACTTCGACATCTTCCACAGGCACGCCGAGCGGCTGTACATGGCCAACATCGCCCAGACCGTCAACGTCCTGCAGGCGATGCTCCTCACCGACGGCGACACCCTCGTCCGCACGCCCACCTACCACGTGTTCGAGATGAACAAGGGCCACCAGGACGCCACCTCGCTCGCCGTCCATCTCCGCGCCGATGACGCCCGGCGCACCGTCGGGGACGTGGAACTCGAGACCCTGACCGCCTCTGCCAGTGTCAAGGACGGGGAGGCGCTGATCTCACTGTCCAACCTCGACGCCGAGGAACCCGCCGAGGTCACCCTCGACCTGCGCGGCCGCGCCATCGGCGAGCCGACCGCCCGCATCCTGACCGCCGACCGCCTCCAGGACCACAACACCCCCGGTGCCCCGGAAACGGTCAGCCCCCGCCCCTTCGAGAGCCTGAGGACGACCGGTCAGGGACTCGCTCTGACCCTGCCGCCCCACTCGTTCCTCACCGTACGGATGCCGCTGCGCTGA
- a CDS encoding LacI family DNA-binding transcriptional regulator: MRTVAERAGVSTKTVSNVINGTGSYSQETEERVRAVVEEFGYRINPFARGLRSRRTGTIALVIPNVYQPFNAELAEQILMAPETLGLKVVVEATRGDAQRERTLLTTSYGELVDGIIYVPHALSPQEYLPLLEAQPAVVLGERPTEADGMSLDYVEIADEQGAHAAVAHLLSQGRRRIAAICEPAGPRAGGRRLHGYRSALEEAGVAYDDSLVLGVDNADLWSSGAGAVTRLLRTRVRFDALFCYNDVVAIGALSVLHRSGVAVPDDVVLAGFDDIEAARYTTPPLTTVDPQRPSIARTAVALLRSRMDHADSRALPGRTETADFTLRVRRSSSAGTETKDGERHVP; encoded by the coding sequence ATGCGCACCGTGGCCGAACGGGCCGGGGTGTCGACGAAGACGGTCTCCAACGTCATCAACGGGACCGGCTCCTACAGCCAGGAGACCGAGGAGCGGGTGCGGGCGGTCGTGGAGGAATTCGGTTACCGGATCAATCCCTTCGCCCGCGGGCTGCGTTCCCGCCGCACGGGCACGATCGCCCTCGTCATCCCCAACGTCTACCAGCCCTTCAACGCGGAACTGGCCGAGCAGATCCTCATGGCCCCCGAGACCCTGGGGCTGAAGGTGGTGGTCGAGGCCACCCGCGGTGACGCCCAGCGGGAACGCACCCTGCTGACCACGTCGTACGGCGAACTCGTGGACGGGATCATCTACGTGCCGCACGCGCTGTCGCCCCAGGAATATCTGCCGCTGCTTGAGGCCCAGCCCGCGGTGGTCCTCGGTGAGCGCCCCACCGAGGCGGACGGAATGAGCCTGGACTACGTCGAGATCGCCGACGAGCAGGGCGCACACGCCGCCGTCGCCCACCTGCTCTCCCAGGGCCGCCGCCGCATCGCCGCCATCTGCGAACCGGCAGGCCCCCGCGCCGGCGGCCGACGCCTGCACGGCTACCGCTCGGCCCTCGAGGAAGCCGGAGTCGCATACGACGACTCGCTGGTCCTGGGGGTGGACAACGCCGACCTCTGGTCCTCCGGTGCCGGAGCCGTGACCCGGCTGCTGCGCACCCGCGTCCGCTTCGACGCCCTCTTCTGCTACAACGACGTGGTCGCCATCGGCGCGCTTTCCGTCCTGCACCGCAGCGGCGTCGCTGTCCCCGACGACGTGGTACTGGCGGGCTTCGACGACATCGAAGCAGCCCGCTACACGACACCGCCCCTGACCACGGTCGATCCCCAGCGCCCGTCGATCGCCCGCACGGCCGTCGCACTGCTGCGCTCCCGCATGGACCACGCGGACTCCCGCGCACTGCCCGGCCGGACCGAGACCGCCGACTTCACACTGCGGGTACGCCGGTCGTCGTCTGCGGGGACGGAGACCAAGGACGGCGAGCGGCATGTGCCCTGA
- a CDS encoding LacI family DNA-binding transcriptional regulator yields MATMHDVAQRAGVSPKTVSRVVNGEANVSERTRRKVDAAIAELDFRPNTIARNLRTGRTGLVALALPHLSQPFYAELAEAVMREAERRGLTVLIELTGGDAEAELALVRDHGPHVGGLLMYPVGLSDAQARLVAQTVPTVFMTERSYDAPVDRVAMANREGVRALVNHVVSFGYTRIAALGAGDTDRPDQAAAHLRLEGYRDGLRDAGLPYLPELVREVDTADWNRRAGAAGIQRLIDAGIRFDAVVAFADVLALGALHAVQAAGLKVPAEVAVAGFDDIDDARYSHPSLTSVAPGTARIAREALALLNDRMNGTATVEEGRLIVADFDLAVRESTLGGIAPWGGA; encoded by the coding sequence ATGGCCACGATGCATGACGTCGCCCAACGGGCCGGAGTCTCACCCAAAACGGTCTCCCGCGTGGTCAACGGCGAAGCCAACGTCAGCGAGCGGACCCGGCGCAAGGTCGACGCCGCCATAGCGGAACTGGACTTCCGTCCCAACACGATCGCCCGCAACCTGCGCACCGGCCGGACCGGACTCGTCGCTCTGGCCCTGCCCCACCTCTCGCAGCCCTTCTACGCGGAACTCGCCGAAGCGGTCATGCGCGAGGCCGAACGCCGTGGGCTGACCGTGCTGATCGAGCTCACCGGCGGCGATGCCGAGGCCGAGCTCGCGCTGGTGCGCGACCACGGGCCACACGTCGGCGGGCTGCTGATGTACCCGGTGGGGCTGTCGGACGCGCAGGCCCGCTTGGTCGCGCAGACCGTGCCGACAGTATTCATGACGGAACGCTCCTATGACGCCCCGGTCGACCGAGTCGCCATGGCGAACCGGGAGGGCGTGCGGGCCCTGGTCAACCACGTGGTCTCCTTCGGGTACACGCGGATCGCGGCCCTCGGCGCCGGCGACACCGACCGGCCCGACCAGGCTGCCGCCCACCTGCGGCTGGAGGGCTACCGGGACGGACTACGCGACGCGGGCCTGCCCTACCTGCCCGAGCTCGTCCGCGAGGTGGACACTGCCGACTGGAACCGCCGTGCGGGCGCCGCCGGAATACAGCGGCTGATCGATGCCGGGATCCGGTTCGATGCCGTTGTGGCCTTCGCCGACGTCCTGGCCCTGGGCGCCCTGCACGCCGTTCAGGCGGCCGGGCTGAAGGTACCCGCGGAGGTGGCCGTCGCGGGCTTCGACGACATCGACGACGCCCGCTACTCCCATCCGTCGCTCACCTCTGTCGCGCCTGGCACCGCGCGGATCGCCCGCGAGGCCCTGGCCCTGCTGAACGACCGTATGAACGGCACGGCCACCGTGGAGGAAGGCCGGCTGATCGTCGCCGACTTCGACCTGGCGGTACGTGAATCAACACTGGGAGGGATAGCACCATGGGGCGGGGCGTGA